The DNA segment CAATGATCACACTATCAACTTCTGGACATCAATTCAATAATATAGCTGAAACCTGAGACTGAGAGCTTGATTATTACTGCACAGATGTTGTAAGTCCGGACATACTATATGTGAGCACTGAATAGTTATGGCAATACCGACTGATTTAAAAGAACGCAAAGACATACATTAAGTGTGCTTTTCCAACAGCTTTGTCTTTTTCGTTATATGTAGTGCATAGATATTGCAAGTTTGgacataaaatatttgtgaacatCATAGATTTGACAACACTGTCCGTTTTAAAGAATTTAGGGACATACTTTAAAGTACTTtagtatattgtatatgtatatagtatTGTAGTACTTTAAAGTACTAAGCATACTTAAAGTGTGCTTTACCAATTATAGCTACCTCATTTTGAACACATAACTAATGCTTAAATGAAGTTAGTCTGGACATACACTATGTGTGCACACTGAAATTTGTCCTATTCTTGTGTTGTACAATTGAAGGACATGCAATAAGTGTGTACTTTATACATCTGTCTGGCTTAGTTTTGATACAATTAGTTTTTTCAAgctttttgatattattatttggaatGGATATACAATGTTTGTGCATATTGAAAGAGAACACTTCCAGCTTACAGTGATACCAATATctcattttcacaaaaaaatgtgCCTACAATGATTGTGCTCTTAACCATCGATAAGTAGTGCGATGTTTTGTGTCCTCAGTGCTGCACTCCTTGCAGAGGCAAAGCATTATTCCAGGCAACTGTTTTATTCCAAAAGTGTCCTTCTATGTAGAAGGTCTATTATCAGGTGGGGGGCATTGTTTTTTATTCTAATCCATTCATTTCCAATATCCAAAATAATGGTTTGAATTTATATTAGACGGCTcattgatttttcattatttgatatttttatactcaGAATTTCAATATGTAGGTGCTGCGGAGCATTCTATTCATAATGTCGAAGGTAACCTTTTTCCAATATTTCAGAGTTTTCCTTTTATCAAGATAGGTGTAACAACCTAGTTCCTTTGCGTAGTCAACCTGTTCTCAGTTCATTTAATTCTCTTTTCCTGTGGATCATCGTAACGTGTTCTTTTGTTGAAAAACATCTCAAATAGTAATCATTGACTACTACTGTACCTTCATGCCCCACAGGTGATGGTTTTTTATTCGGTAGACACTGCTGCAAAATTTTCTGGATTTAGTACCAATTAGAGATTCATCCACTGAAATTTGCTGGTGTGCAGTGTAGTGACATctacataaaacattttcatgcTGAACAATTGGGTTAATTTTCGCAGGGATCATATCGCACCCCGAATGCAATAGTGCCAcaactaaaaaatgtaatttctcagtACGtgctaaataatgtttataatgatataaaaatttagtaattttattatttaaaatactaaaaaatcgCATAATGTTCGTAAACATTTTACctaattatttacacattaattaacttaatacttacattaatacagatataatttaaataaatcatacgGTACTTTGAGTTGTTTCAGTGTTCATGAAATATAACCAGTTATATTTTGGACTTGTTCATCGTTGTTTTAAACTGAAAGCTAATAATTATTCAGGTAAAACATTACTGATAgatggaaataagaaaaaactcaaatttatgacacatcttttattataaaacaatttactttaaaagaaCAAAGGTATACAAAAGTGTCAAATCGGTTtcaggtaaaaataataaaacagtttaatggCATAATAACAAGCTCCAAATTACTTCTAAGtcattattaaatgtgtatttgtaCGGAGGACAGTCAATTACAAATGGAATTATAGTATCCttcataaaattttggaatatgATGAGATCTTAACAGATCCTCAATGTCTTTTTCTTCCTCTCTCCAATTTGAAGCTTGTCTGAGTATGCTGGGGAGCAAACAATCTCCTTAAAAGAAACTGCTAGTTTATTGGATGACTTTTTTCTTCTACGACGACTTTTCTTAGGATTATTTACAGTTACCTAATCAGATGTCTCTGAATTTGTTTGATGTTTCGGATTAACCATGTCGACTTGAatctttaagaaatttttttttctttgtatgaAGTCTTCACAAACATAAATAACTCTTGGTTCAGTTTTGGtaacattgattattttaatgtCGGCAATTTTTATGTTGCTATAGTATTTTGAATTGCAGTCGTCTTGTGTATTTAAGTCTTCTTGATTCAATGCTCCTTATACTTCAGCGCCAAAAGTAAAATTTGTCCCAAACTTTTTGGCCACCTGTTTCCAGTCAGTGAAGTCACTATGGCTCATTTCATTAACATTGTAAGCATCTCCAGTTTTTTTGGCAGATCGTATGATTCTGACCGTGTAAAGAGACCCTGACTTAAGAGATCTTTTTACACTTTTCTCTATTACACTATGAATATTATCGCCCTCATTTTGCGTGTGTCCTTTAATAAGGAACTTGTGGGTGATGGACTTAATATTAAGTACCTGTGTTGCATACAAGTACATTGCAAAAACAATTGAATTTTTCTGTTGCCCACAACAATTATCTGAACATaatgggtgaagtgaataaaaagtagtatttacTTGAAGTAAATACTTCGAAGTAGTAGCATTTTCTCAGAACGAtgtgaataataatatacttcCACTGGGTAGTAAGTACTTCGGGCCATCCGGATTTGGTGAAGCATTTACTACCGTAGTATTTACTACCCTATAGCACTTACTTCACTTTTATTTTCCTTCTCTTATCGATAACCCCTCACCGCATGTTGGTGAACAAAACTCAACGTTCCTACGGAGTCCTGTTTATCTGGGATATCCATGTACCGGCTCGTCGGTGCATGACTCACTTGTCTGCTGTCTGTCACTCACTTACCATTCTGGGTGCTGACTATGTCGTCAAGTGATGAGGCCGGTGACTGTGCTGACGTTGAGCGGGACGTTGTTAACAGAACACTTTTTGTGCGACTATTGAGTGAAAATTCAGTTGTCGTAGAAAAGTCTAAAGTGCCAAGTGTCATGTGTGCTAAGAAGAAAGCTTGGGATATCATATGTTCAGAATATTCTAAAGCCACCGGGAAAATAGTTACTCCGGTGCAACTCTCAAAAATGCTGAAcaacatgaaaacaaaaataaagaaaaaaactgataGAACAGCAactggaaacaaaaaaattaaacttaaagacTGGGAGAAAGAGTTCTTACTGCTCCTTACACAAgaagaaaatcctgtttttaaaaagGTGCCGGGAGCTGCTTCAGTAGGAATTTGTGAAGGTGAATCTGCTAAAAACACAACCTCATCTAAACAGAAGGGAGCTGATATAACATGGAAGTAGAACACCAGCCAAGTTGTTCAGTGATTACATCAAAGCAGCCTGTGGTAGCTGTGAGAAAAGGAGCGAAAAGGCTGTCAATGCTAAagttgaattaaagacagaagggtattggGACGAGCTCGACCGAAGACAGCCGAACTGCCTCACGAAGGCTCGCCCTACCGCTCCACCAATCACAGCCGAGCACTTTCCTTTACGACGGAGGCAGCGTTGTCACGTCTCCTCTGTTGTAGCTGTCATCCAGTAGGTATCAGCTGGGTGATGCGCAGTAGCAAAACCGTGCTTCATTACGTCATTGGTTGTTGGTTATGTATGTTGTTTCGTGTGGTGTTATTGCGCTTCTGTGTTCGTGGCCAagtgtttaacccttttagtgccaacgtcctAAAATTAGGACGTTGGATAATTGTATGAAGATTGCCAGcgtcctatttttaggacgttttgtaaaaaaagattaaaaatatatttagtaattaaaataaacatatcagtaGTGTTTTGGAAtcacaataaaacaatctttccaattattactttgtttaattcATACGACCAAACATAATAGCCGTATTTTGATTTTCAAGTTGGctaatctgtttattttgttctattgttGTACTTGCATTGTTTGTGAATGTTTTGATTGTAGTACAATCTGTTAGtttcttatgtgtaaccatgaaaCGTTCCCATTCACCAGTTAGTGAAAACACAATACTTCAAATTGTAGAAAATGATTATCTCTCTGACAGTTTTGTGAGTGATATTTCAGAATATGAAAAAGTGTCAAGTTCACCTTCAGTTGTTGACAGTGATGAAGACCCCACTTTCAATCCTAATAGACCAACCACTTCTACAGGTATTCGGGGACTAggattaaatagaataaatataagaattgaTACAGAATCGAGTGAATCTGATAGTGATTCGTCTGAAAATGAATCACCACGGCATCAAGGGGCTAGGCCTAACCAACAAGCCCACAGAATGGTACCTCCCAGACCTAGGCCTATCAATAGGGATGGAAACAATAGCTCTTCAGAAGAATCTGAGGATGGATCTGGTTGGGTTGATGTCAATGAAACCAATGACACTGAACATAGGCTAAAGCACTCCGTAAGTTTTATGGAACAGCCGGGAGTCAAGCACTGCCCTCCACAAAACTCCCCTCCAAGAtcatatttcaaacttttcttcaccattcctttaattgaaataatggtccaatttactaataattatactacagaatttattgataaaaaccgGGATAGAAGAATGAAAGCTCAAAGTAGGCTAAAATCTTGGAGGCCAGTTACTATCAATGAAATGCAAGCTTTCCTTCTTATATTGATGTATATGGCTATAAAAAGACAAAACACTATTGCTTCATTTTGGTGTACACTTAAAAGTCAACTGATTCCTTGGTTTCCTAGAATGATGACAAGAAACCCCAAgcaatattgcaattttttttcatttggtGGACACTACAAACTTAGCACAGCCAGGCGACCAAAACTATGATCCATGTGATCGATTCAAGCCACTGATAGAGCATATGAACCggctttcaaaattgtattttacacctgataaaaatgtatcaattgaTGAGAGCATGATTGCAACCAAGTCACACTCACAACTTTTGCAGTACATGCCTAAAAAACATCACCGGTGGGGAGTAAAATTATGGATGCTGTGTGATGCTGCTACCCACTATTGtatcagtttttttgtttacaaaggGGCTAAGGCTAATGATAAGACAACACTAAGAAACAAAGGTTTAGGCTTTACTGTAGTGGATACACTAATGAAAATGGCTAACTTGTTCAACAAGGGATACCATGTCTTTGTAGACAATTTTTTTACCTCTCTAAAATTGGCAAAATACCTATATTCTAAGGATACCTTCATAACTGGAACTCTGAAACATAATCGTAAGGGCATTCCTCCTCAAATGAAGCCAAAATTTAAAGTTGGCCAAACAAAATATCTCAGGAAAAGCAGTATGATTATGCTTGGCTACAGACAAAAAATGTCACAAAAAATGCAGGTTCTGTTATTGTCTACAAATGATGTTGCTGCATCAGAACGTAAGTCAAAACGGAGAGGAAATGTCGTTGTCATATCTTCAAAACCAAAAATGATTaggaattacaataaaaatatgggAGGTGTAGACGGATCAGATCAAATGCTATACCAGTATTTGGACGACAggaagagttttaaattttggaaaaaaggtAACATTTAATCTCTTTTCCAGAATGTTGTTAAATGcatacatattgtataaattaaacacCACAAAGCCTGTAACACATTTAGAATTTCTGGTGAGCATTGTAGATGAGCTAGGTGATCAGTGGCTTCAGTTGCAGGAAAATGCCACCTCTCCTAGACCTGCAGCAACCAACCGTGGTAGTGGTCATACTAATGTTCGacgattttttgaaaaagttggaGACAACAAGCaaaaaaactgttgtgtttgtagtgttgAGAGCACTAAAGGaggaggaaaaagaaaaaaatccttgTATATGTGTGTTAAGTGCAAGAGAGGGGTGCACACAAAGTGTTACCCTTCACACTTCTGCTGagttttttgtttatgatttttctatgtgtacatatatgtaaatagttacttgttatttttagtgtttataagtgaacaattaatttttattctttcaaaaacaagATACGATAatgaaaagtgaaaatatttgcaagGTTGACTAACTAATATTGTTATAGTAACCAGAAACATTAGTTGACATTTAATTCACAAAATGGAATGTTTTCCtggtaagtaaaattttacatgttttttttttaagttagcattttcaaattttgagattttgttcagaattaaatgagGAATTGAGTCATGTACCTAATGTTGTGCTAATGTGATTTTTTTCTGTACTGTATTTCAAgtcaaactcaaaaaatatatattctttttattttttactaagtatttttaccttaaaaaataaacaaatttggttgtataattaattatatttttgaaaaatacaattatctaggagtaatataaaaaaagaaataggaatttatcttaaaaaatggtccagttatagttttttaaagaaaatgagtAATTTTTGGCCAAAAGTGGCTGGCAATCTTGGTACAGACATGTGTGTGAAGGCCTGGCACTTTCAGTATAACTGTAACAAATTAtgcttggcactaaaagggttaaacagtatttttcaagACTAAACCTTATTTGAAAGACAAGTGTACGCACGTACTTTCTAGTGTTACATTTTTGTGacagacattatttaattactgttaattcCGTACCATGTCTCAGTGCACtgaaacagtgataaaaaaacgCGGTAGGCCCCGCACTCGCGTGATAAGTGTGCCTTACACCAAGGTTGGAGAAAAAGGCGTTCCATTGCGAAGCCAATCCCGGGAGTTGGTTTGTCGAGTGAGAGACTACTTCCAGCGAGAGAAAATTAACAAAGGACCGATACTTCCAGTAGAAAAAGTTATCGAAAGAACTGCTGCGGCTTTGGAGATAGGAAAAAATACAGTTGTGATAATTGGAAAGGAGAAAATACAAAGTGAACAGAGTGGCTTGAAACTGAACACTCCTGATAAAAAAAAATTCGAGGTTTAAGCCTGTTACGGAGCTGGACGCCTTTCAAAAAGATACCATCCGCCGCCATGTCTACGGATTCTTCGTAAGAAGAGAGTATCCCACAGTAAGGAAGCTACAAGTAAGTCTTGCAGAAGCAGATCTTTTTCGTGGAAGCAAATCATCTATTGCCATTATATTGAAGAGATTGGGTTTCAAACACAAGAAATTGGCAGccgtaaaatattaatggaaagagGAGATATCATTGCTTGGAGGTGCAGATTTCTtagagaaataaaagatttaaattttgaggaaatAGTTTGGCTTGATGAAACTTGGGTAAATTCTGGGCACTGTAAAAAAATTGGATGGACTGATGATTCTGTTGAAGGCACGTTTCCTGTTCCCGTTGGAAAAGAGGGGAGGATAATTCTTTTGCATGCTGGCAGCTCTGCTGGATTTATTCCTGACTGTGCATTACCTTTTTACATCAAAGAAAACCAACGAGTATCATGAAGAGATGAACCACAAAGTATTGTCAAAATGTTTTCAAGATGCTTTACTTCCAAACCTAACGAGGCCCTCGCTCATAGTAATGGACAATGCAAAGTACCACTCAAAAGTAGTTGACAAACCACCTAACAGCAGTTCTAGAAAGGATGAAATAATAGAGTGGTTAAATAATCATGACATACAGTATGAAAAGGCGATGTTAAAAGCCGAATTGTTAGAActtattcaaagaaaaaaaacctcAGACAAAATATGAAGTCGACGAAATTGCGAAGAAAACATGGTCACCGAGTACTTCGTTCTGCCACCATACTACTGTCACTTCAATCTTATAGAATTAATCTCAAGTAAAGGAATATGTTGCAAGAAGCAACAGGAAATTtaacataactgaaatattacagtTGACGAAAGAGGGGTTGGAACGTGTAACAGAGTCTGATTAGAAGAAGGTAGTAGACCACACGAAGAATATAATCCTAGATGCTTGGAAAAATCAAGGGTTGATGGAAGACTCCGTTGAGCAGATGGTAATAAACATCGGCAATGACAGCTCCAGTGAAGAGGATTCGGACAGTGACAGCAGTGACAATGAAGAGGAAGAACGCGGCAGTAACGTGAGTGGTATTTTCCCTCTCTCTCCGGTGGCAGAAAGAATGTTGGGACTTCGATGAACTGTAAAAAGCCGTATTGATTGATAGTTTGTAATGATTCGTAAATATTACACCTTAcacattactaataaaatttgttaaatgcattttaatggcACTACTTATTTCCTGGTTAAAGTGTGCAGCCAAGTCAGTTGGCTTTTTGTATATgtactgtttagtatttaatttactcaaaaataaaagtaatttccaaAGAGGTTTTAACCGATTATAAAATGGGCGCTATtgaaaaataagtgaaaaaattataagacttaaataaaaataatcgactcactaaatcttacattttataaataaatccacATTTTCTATATATCAAATTGGTTTCCGAAATTGaatgataagaaaaaaaaaaaaaaaaaaaaaaaaaaaaaagcaccCTTCATCACAAATCTGTGGTTTAAAGTtagtaacatttagtaataaattaaaaatataacaagtttcgaaatatttttacagattttttgtcaAGTAATTAGATTACGTTAAGTTGATCGATAAAAGTTACACTGAAGGAAATTTCATATCATAGTCGGATTGACGCCCTAGTCGCAAATTTTGCATTTTGGTCACCCTAGCAATTTAAGTTTAGactcaacaattaacaattattatcctATAACGGTTTTAACAGGATaccttttattggttaaaaatactatCCTAAACGTGCTTTGTCAGGTTCAAACTAcagtatctttatttgttttgagtTGATTTTTGACCGCGGCACAGTGGTCATTTCAATGGATTTGCTAAGactgagtaaataattataacttagcagacttgcatttacttaacgaatataattttagttcttttcacTATACTCTTTGGTGTTTTGAAGGTAACTATTAACAGTAAAATGTAccatattcaaattattgttattaggcctatgtatatattttcaataatacactcgTGGTTTCAGTAAAAATCTTTTACAAGGTTTTGATTTCTGActcaattacttataaaataacaattctcaaAACAACGAACACTATTAATTTATCGCTTCGATAAATGTGTCCACATGTTTCCGCTGCGAACTACCCCTACCTAGAAGCGGTTGATGTGAACGCTGTGGATGATCGAGTCAGACAGAAAAACTTGGCAACACTGTAGCCGACCGGTCCCGAAGAGCCCCGAACCTCGGCCATCGCTGCCGGATCTcaatacccttctgtctttaattcgACTTTAGAAACGGACGAAACAAGGGATATGTCCACTCCGCAATTACAGCGTGCAGTGTTGCTGCAACAAATGGAACTCCAAAAAATCCAGatagaaaaagaaagaatattgCTAAACAATTTGAAGAAGACTGTCAATGATGCTTCAAC comes from the Homalodisca vitripennis isolate AUS2020 unplaced genomic scaffold, UT_GWSS_2.1 ScUCBcl_86;HRSCAF=1036, whole genome shotgun sequence genome and includes:
- the LOC124370333 gene encoding nucleolar and coiled-body phosphoprotein 1-like, translating into MSSSDEAGDCADVERDVVNRTLFVRLLSENSVVVEKSKVPSVMCAKKKAWDIICSEYSKATGKIVTPVQLSKMLNNMKTKIKKKTDRTATGNKKIKLKDWEKEFLLLLTQEENPVFKKVPGAASVGICEEYEKVSSSPSVVDSDEDPTFNPNRPTTSTGIRGLGLNRINIRIDTESSESDSDSSENESPRHQGARPNQQAHRMVPPRPRPINRDGNNSSSEESEDGSGWVDVNETNDTEHRLKHSMVINIGNDSSSEEDSDSDSSDNEEEERGSNVSGIFPLSPVAERMLGLR